A window of the Plasmodium falciparum 3D7 genome assembly, chromosome: 3 genome harbors these coding sequences:
- a CDS encoding stevor: protein MKMYYLKMLLFTFLINTLILPHYENYLNNDYNVSFIQNNTKRTTIKSRLLAQTQIHNPHYHNDPELKEIIDKMNEEAIKKYQQTHDPYEQLKEVVEKNGTKYSGGNDAEPISTLEKELLETYEEIFGNESDMLKSGMSPNVDEKSSTFECTDINGVKLAKTKGRDKYLKHLKGRCTRGIYFCSLGSVILTYIGTTAAKGAAISTAGAGSKNCIYAISIFHMLNHKSMSSALTALGTVGCAADYASGATSASAIFLPCGIAALVLLILTVLLIILYIWLYRRRKRSWKHECKKHLCK, encoded by the exons atgaagatgtaTTATCTAAAAATGTTATTGTTtacctttttaataaatacattaataTTACCACATTAT gagaattatctaaataatgattataatgtAAGTTTCATTCAAAACAACACCAAAAGAACAACGATAAAATCAAGACTCTTAGCACAAACCCAAATCCATAATCCGCATTATCATAATGATCCAGAACTCAAAGAAATAATTGATAAAATGAACGAGGAAGCAATCAAAAAATATCAACAAACTCATGATCCATATGAACAATTGAAAGAAGTAgtagaaaaaaatggaaCAAAATATTCAGGTGGTAATGATGCAGAACCTATATCAACGctagaaaaagaattattggAAACATATGAAGAAATTTTTGGTAACGAAAGTGATATGTTGAAGTCGGGCATGAGTCCAAATGTTGATGAAAAATCTTCAACATTTGAATGTACTGATATTAATGGAGTGAAGTTAGCAAAAACAAAAGGAAGAGATAAGTATTTAAAACACTTAAAAGGGAGATGTACCCgtggtatatatttttgctCACTTGGTAGTGTAATCTTAACATATATAGGTACGACCGCTGCAAAAGGTGCTGCTATTTCTACCGCGGGTGCTGGGTCTAAGAACTGTATATACGCTATATCTATATTTCATATGCTTAATCATAAATCTATGTCTTCAGCTCTTACAGCATTAGGTACAGTAGGTTGTGCTGCTGATTACGCATCAGGTGCAACTTCTGCTAGTGCAATTTTTCTGCCTTGTGGTATTGCAGCTTTGGTTCTGCTTATATTAACTGTTctacttataatattatatatatggttatatagaagaagaaaaagatcaTGGAAACATGAATGCAAGAAACATTTATGTAAgtaa
- a CDS encoding rifin, with protein MKLLYSNILLFALALNILLTSYYAHNKNKPSITPHHTRTTTSRLLSECDTESSIYDSDEEINSVKEIFERQTSRRFEEYEERMITQRQKYKEQRDKDIQKIIHKDKMEKNLAEKIEKGCLRCGCGLGSVAGSIGLFGAVAINIWKPAALDAAIAKAITEGTANISAAGVKAGEATGKVLVISGLKKMGISTLGGKNLESYFATTSYKKVASIAQAVYEQHFEKCEFGYLKEGFTPVGDPSRDIHFCQSVWQQTSVVSKTGHYISPKDVIKRTVETMVSKAEGPANAAAEFVKATETATIKAAEEKTIETASTQLYSAIGYSILAILIIVLIMLIIYLILRYRRKKKMKKKAQYTKLLNE; from the exons atgaaactgCTCTActctaatatattattgttcgCTCTtgcattaaatatattgttaacATCATATTAT gcacataataaaaataaaccatCCATCACACCACATCATACACGAACTACTACGTCACGATTGTTAAGCGAATGTGACACAGAATCGTCAATTTATGATAGTGATGAGGAAATCAATTCAGTGAAGGAAATTTTCGAACGACAAACATCACGACGTTTTGAAGAATACGAAGAACGTATGATAACACAAcgacaaaaatataaagaacaaCGTGACAaagatatacaaaaaattattcataaaGATAAAATGGAGAAAAACTTAGcagaaaaaatagaaaaaggtTGTCTTAGGTGTGGATGTGGGCTAGGAAGTGTTGCAGGAAGTATTGGATTATTTGGTGCGGTtgctataaatatatggaaaCCTGCGGCACTTGATGCCGCTATTGCGAAAGCTATAACTGAGGGTACTGCTAATATTTCGGCTGCAGGTGTTAAGGCAGGTGAGGCTACAGGTAAGGTATTAGTTATTTCaggattaaaaaaaatgggtATATCAACTCTAGGTGGTAAGAATTTGGAATCCTATTTTGCTACAACATCTTATAAAAAAGTCGCAAGCATTGCTCAAGCTGTTTATGAACAACATTTTGAGAAATGTGAATTTGGTTATTTAAAGGAGGGGTTCACCCCTGTCGGTGATCCTAGCCGTGATATTCATTTTTGCCAGTCGGTGTGGCAACAAACTTCAGTTGTATCAAAAACAGGACACTATATTTCACCTAAAgatgttataaaaagaaCTGTAGAAACTATGGTGTCAAAGGCCGAAGGACCTGCTAATGCAGCCGCTGAGTTTGTTAAAGCCACTGAAACAGCAACAATTAAAGCAGCAGAAGAGAAAACTATAGAAACTGCAAGTACACAGTTGTACAGTGCAATTGGTTACTCAATCCTTGCCATATTAATTATAGTTTTAATTatgttgataatatatttaattttacgttatcgtagaaaaaaaaaaatgaagaaaaaagcccaatacacaaaattattaaatgaataa